A part of Desulfomicrobium baculatum DSM 4028 genomic DNA contains:
- a CDS encoding RluA family pseudouridine synthase, translating into MHASLRPGSRHLPPGLVIIYEDRDIIVVNKPAGMLTMATETEKTRTAYYALTDYVRKGNAKSRYRIFIVHRLDRETSGIVLFAKTEVAKRTLQDQWEDTTKIYAAVVHGQMGKASGMLSSHLVESGVHKVYATRDAALGKLARTAWTVLKERGGYSLLDVTLLTGRKHQIRVQMADAGHPIAGDKKYGVKGDTFSRLALHARSITFAHPFSGRSMTLDAPVPSVFAQLVGRVEAEGAEEKMRL; encoded by the coding sequence ATGCACGCCTCTCTGCGTCCAGGCTCCCGTCACCTGCCGCCCGGTCTGGTCATCATTTACGAAGACCGGGATATTATCGTCGTAAACAAGCCCGCCGGGATGCTGACCATGGCCACGGAAACGGAAAAGACGCGCACGGCCTATTACGCCCTGACCGACTACGTGCGCAAAGGCAATGCCAAGTCCCGGTACAGGATTTTCATTGTTCATCGTCTGGACCGCGAAACTTCCGGGATCGTGCTCTTCGCCAAGACCGAGGTTGCCAAGCGCACCCTGCAGGACCAGTGGGAAGATACCACCAAGATATATGCCGCGGTGGTACACGGGCAGATGGGCAAGGCCTCGGGCATGCTGAGCTCCCATCTGGTCGAGAGCGGGGTGCACAAGGTCTATGCCACGCGCGACGCGGCCCTGGGCAAACTGGCCCGGACGGCCTGGACCGTGCTCAAGGAGAGGGGAGGATATTCGCTTCTGGATGTGACGCTGCTGACCGGGCGCAAGCATCAGATTCGCGTGCAGATGGCGGATGCGGGGCATCCTATCGCCGGGGACAAGAAATACGGGGTCAAAGGCGACACCTTTTCCCGTTTGGCGCTGCACGCGCGTTCCATCACTTTTGCCCATCCCTTTTCGGGCCGGAGCATGACGCTTGACGCTCCGGTGCCGAGCGTGTTCGCGCAGTTGGTGGGACGCGTGGAGGCGGAAGGCGCGGAAGAGAAAATGAGGCTGTAA
- a CDS encoding DVU0524 family FlgM-associated protein codes for MTVNPFLVKSVMRTYDQHQEAGRRIARFKKYMDRGGQQDSVSISKEAKRRQLVEKVAGEIVDNLIGSDTANPVVREIKTQMAKEFGQDVLFRYPSDGSGLQILKKTDQGVAELTNGEKDAFMRRLWEVALTRVNETML; via the coding sequence GTGACAGTGAATCCCTTTCTCGTCAAAAGCGTGATGCGCACGTACGACCAGCACCAAGAAGCCGGTCGGCGTATCGCCAGGTTCAAAAAATACATGGACCGCGGCGGGCAGCAGGATTCCGTTTCCATTTCCAAGGAAGCCAAAAGGCGCCAGTTGGTTGAAAAAGTCGCAGGCGAGATTGTGGACAACCTCATCGGCTCGGACACCGCAAACCCGGTAGTCCGTGAAATCAAGACGCAGATGGCCAAGGAATTCGGACAGGACGTGCTTTTCAGGTATCCATCCGACGGAAGCGGCCTTCAAATACTGAAAAAAACAGACCAGGGGGTCGCGGAATTGACCAACGGCGAAAAGGATGCTTTCATGCGCCGTTTGTGGGAAGTTGCCTTGACCCGGGTCAACGAAACAATGCTCTAG
- the flgM gene encoding flagellar biosynthesis anti-sigma factor FlgM, with translation MTINTIKPFSGYESTRLDHLEQQRQEHQKPVANQDSGTDRISISDEARLKMSMLKAAQENDGVRADKVADVKARIEAGEYEASGKDIAASLLRQELDIWG, from the coding sequence ATGACGATCAACACCATCAAACCATTCAGCGGTTACGAGTCTACGCGACTGGACCATCTGGAGCAGCAGCGCCAGGAACACCAGAAGCCCGTCGCCAATCAGGACAGCGGCACCGACCGTATCTCCATTTCCGATGAAGCGCGGCTCAAGATGAGCATGCTCAAGGCTGCCCAGGAAAACGACGGGGTAAGGGCCGACAAAGTCGCCGACGTAAAGGCCAGGATCGAGGCGGGAGAGTATGAGGCAAGCGGCAAGGACATCGCGGCCAGCCTGCTCAGGCAAGAACTGGATATCTGGGGCTGA
- a CDS encoding ribonuclease J produces the protein MPESHVTLTPLGGLGEIGMNCMALETEQSMILVDCGLMFPDVILYGVDVVIPRMDFIVSRKHKLKGIILTHGHEDHIGALAWLVPYLQEVPLYGSEFTLRLAMKRLQERNLDSHVKLHPVRARERVELGEFAVTFMPVCHSIIEGFGLGIETPAGRIVHTGDFKIDRNPQGGHATDLDAFAKFSSEGVLLMLSDSTNVEREGFSLTEQEIQDSLDEVFAEAKGRILVTLFATHIQRMQEIFDLAAKHGRRVAFTGRSLVTNIDVAKDLGHLRFNRENSCDMEELAYLDDDKIVILLTGSQGEPLSALSRVARSEHRQINIHKGDTVIMSSRFIPGNTRAITRVINDLYRHGASVLYEKVQAIHASGHAHKEELRIMLDTVHPKFFVPVHGEYRHLFKHAELAVSRGIAPERALILENGHPVTLSTSGIRLEEAVFAESILVDGKGVGDVGQSVLKERQILGGEGLVIVLLVQDEFGTIVFGPSIQSKGFIFEQHFSHILEDAKCIILDVMEGNPGCEAYKLEEKIRSSLRRFFRKVLERDPIVIPLIARV, from the coding sequence ATGCCCGAATCGCACGTTACCCTCACCCCCCTTGGCGGGCTGGGAGAAATAGGCATGAACTGCATGGCCCTGGAGACCGAGCAGAGCATGATCCTGGTGGACTGCGGGCTCATGTTTCCGGACGTCATCCTTTATGGCGTGGACGTGGTCATCCCCCGCATGGATTTCATCGTCAGCCGCAAGCACAAATTGAAGGGCATCATCCTGACCCACGGCCATGAGGACCATATCGGGGCGTTGGCCTGGCTTGTCCCCTATCTGCAGGAAGTCCCACTTTACGGCTCCGAGTTCACCCTGCGCCTGGCGATGAAACGCCTGCAGGAGCGCAACCTCGACTCCCACGTGAAGCTGCACCCGGTGCGCGCGCGGGAGCGGGTCGAACTGGGCGAATTCGCCGTGACCTTCATGCCCGTCTGCCACAGCATCATCGAGGGCTTCGGGCTCGGTATCGAGACCCCGGCCGGACGCATCGTGCACACGGGCGATTTCAAGATCGACCGCAACCCCCAGGGCGGGCACGCCACCGACCTTGACGCCTTCGCCAAATTTTCAAGCGAGGGCGTGCTGCTCATGCTCTCCGACTCCACCAACGTGGAACGCGAAGGTTTCTCCCTGACGGAACAGGAAATCCAGGACTCTCTGGATGAAGTCTTTGCCGAAGCCAAGGGCCGCATTCTGGTCACCCTTTTCGCCACCCATATCCAGCGCATGCAGGAAATTTTCGACCTTGCGGCCAAGCACGGGCGCAGGGTGGCCTTCACCGGGCGCAGCCTGGTCACCAACATCGACGTTGCCAAGGATCTCGGGCATCTGCGGTTCAACCGCGAAAATTCCTGCGACATGGAGGAGTTGGCCTATCTTGACGACGACAAGATCGTCATTCTGCTGACCGGCTCCCAGGGCGAACCCCTTTCGGCCTTGAGCCGCGTGGCCCGGAGCGAGCACCGGCAGATCAACATCCATAAGGGCGACACGGTGATCATGTCCTCGCGCTTCATCCCGGGCAACACCAGGGCCATCACCCGGGTCATCAACGACCTCTACCGGCACGGGGCTAGCGTACTCTACGAAAAAGTGCAGGCCATCCACGCCTCAGGCCATGCCCACAAGGAAGAGCTGCGGATCATGCTCGACACGGTCCATCCCAAATTTTTCGTGCCGGTGCATGGCGAATACCGCCACCTTTTCAAGCACGCCGAACTGGCCGTTTCGCGGGGCATCGCGCCGGAACGCGCGCTGATCCTGGAGAACGGCCACCCCGTGACCCTGTCCACGTCGGGCATCCGTCTGGAGGAAGCGGTCTTCGCGGAGTCCATCCTGGTCGACGGCAAGGGCGTGGGCGACGTAGGCCAGAGCGTGCTCAAGGAACGCCAGATCCTGGGCGGCGAAGGGCTCGTCATTGTGCTCCTGGTGCAGGACGAATTCGGGACCATCGTCTTCGGCCCCAGCATCCAGTCCAAGGGGTTCATCTTTGAACAGCATTTCTCCCACATCCTTGAAGACGCCAAGTGCATCATATTAGATGTCATGGAAGGCAACCCCGGCTGCGAGGCCTACAAGCTGGAAGAGAAAATCAGGTCCTCCCTGCGCCGCTTTTTCCGCAAGGTCCTGGAACGCGACCCCATCGTCATTCCCCTCATCGCCCGGGTATAA
- the rpsB gene encoding 30S ribosomal protein S2: MAYVSMKQMLETGVHFGHQTRRWNPKMRPFIFGARKGIHIIDLQQTVKLYRKAHDFIADTVARGGKIIFVGTKRQAQDVIKTEAERCGMYHVTNRWLGGTLTNYQTIRTSITRLKKLEGMFEDGSVSRFLKKEVVRMEREVTKLNLTLGGIKDMEEPPAAAFIIDPHREEIAVKECRKLGIPIVAVVDTNCDPDLIDYIIPGNDDAIRAIKLFAGAMADACMEGAASTKDAPVEAKANKVPEVELPVGSAEPESVDTDEEV, translated from the coding sequence ATGGCTTATGTAAGTATGAAACAGATGCTGGAGACCGGAGTCCACTTCGGCCACCAGACCCGCCGCTGGAACCCCAAGATGCGCCCCTTCATTTTCGGCGCGCGCAAGGGCATCCACATCATCGACCTGCAGCAGACCGTGAAGCTGTACCGCAAGGCCCACGATTTCATCGCCGATACCGTGGCCCGCGGCGGAAAGATCATTTTTGTCGGCACCAAGCGCCAGGCGCAGGACGTGATCAAGACCGAAGCCGAGCGCTGCGGCATGTACCACGTCACCAACCGCTGGCTGGGCGGCACGCTGACCAACTACCAGACCATCCGCACCAGCATCACCCGCCTGAAAAAGCTTGAAGGCATGTTCGAAGACGGCTCCGTCAGCCGCTTCCTGAAAAAAGAAGTCGTGCGCATGGAACGTGAAGTCACCAAGCTGAACCTGACCCTCGGCGGCATCAAGGACATGGAAGAGCCGCCTGCGGCCGCCTTCATCATCGATCCGCACCGCGAAGAGATCGCCGTCAAGGAATGCCGCAAGCTGGGCATCCCGATCGTGGCCGTGGTCGACACCAACTGCGACCCCGACCTGATCGACTATATCATCCCGGGCAATGACGACGCCATCCGCGCCATCAAGCTCTTTGCCGGCGCAATGGCCGATGCCTGCATGGAAGGCGCCGCCAGCACCAAGGACGCTCCTGTCGAAGCCAAGGCCAACAAGGTTCCCGAAGTCGAACTCCCTGTCGGTTCCGCAGAGCCGGAATCCGTAGATACAGACGAAGAGGTATAA
- the tsf gene encoding translation elongation factor Ts gives MSITAAMVKDLRERTGVGMMDCKKALAECDGDEEKAIAWLREKGLSKAAKKAGRATSEGLVTVIVAADGKSAAMSELKCETDFVSKNEEFTALAEGLATLALEKKTDKVEDLPAEASDLTGLIGKIGENMQVGRLAYVAFSGEGAIGTYVHSTKKLGVLVELSGQVSPEVAKDVAMQIAAANPLCVSPDQIPAETLAQEKEIYLNQAKEEGKPAQIAEKIVEGRIRKFYQEVCLREQLFIKDDKKTIKDLLGKNAEIVRFFRFAIGA, from the coding sequence ATGAGCATCACTGCAGCGATGGTTAAGGACCTGCGCGAACGCACCGGCGTAGGCATGATGGATTGCAAGAAAGCACTGGCCGAATGCGATGGCGATGAAGAAAAAGCCATTGCCTGGTTGCGCGAAAAAGGGCTGTCCAAGGCTGCCAAGAAAGCCGGCCGGGCCACCTCTGAAGGTCTGGTGACCGTTATCGTCGCAGCCGACGGCAAATCCGCGGCCATGAGCGAACTCAAGTGTGAGACCGATTTCGTGTCCAAGAACGAGGAATTCACCGCCTTGGCCGAAGGCTTGGCCACCCTCGCCCTGGAAAAGAAGACCGACAAGGTGGAAGATCTGCCTGCCGAAGCCTCCGACCTGACCGGCCTCATCGGCAAGATCGGCGAGAACATGCAGGTAGGCCGCCTGGCTTACGTGGCCTTCTCCGGCGAAGGCGCCATCGGTACCTACGTCCATTCCACCAAGAAGCTTGGCGTCCTGGTCGAACTGTCCGGTCAGGTCAGCCCTGAGGTGGCCAAGGATGTGGCCATGCAGATCGCGGCCGCCAATCCCCTGTGCGTCAGCCCGGATCAGATCCCGGCCGAAACCCTGGCCCAGGAAAAGGAAATCTACCTGAACCAGGCCAAGGAAGAGGGCAAGCCGGCCCAGATCGCCGAGAAGATCGTCGAGGGACGCATCCGCAAATTCTACCAGGAAGTCTGTCTGCGCGAGCAGCTCTTCATCAAAGACGACAAAAAGACCATCAAGGATCTTCTTGGAAAAAATGCCGAGATTGTCCGGTTCTTCCGGTTCGCCATCGGCGCATAA
- the pyrH gene encoding UMP kinase, producing MEKLRYGRVMLKLSGEALAGEQGFGIEPQTIQSICRELAEAASMGVQLSMVIGGGNIFRGISVSSKGMDRASADYMGMLATVMNALAVQDALEKLGITTRVMTAIDMKEVAEPYIRRRAIRHLEKGRVVICAAGTGIPYFTTDTAAALRAMELKCEAILKATRVNGVYDKDPEKHSDAVMFNRLTYLDVLQRRLKVMDSAAISLCMDNKLPIGVFNLFVPGNIQRVVRGEEVGTIVQGE from the coding sequence ATGGAGAAACTCCGATACGGCAGAGTCATGCTCAAGCTGAGCGGAGAGGCCCTGGCCGGAGAGCAGGGCTTCGGCATCGAACCCCAGACCATCCAGTCCATTTGTCGAGAGCTTGCCGAAGCGGCCTCCATGGGCGTGCAGCTCAGCATGGTCATCGGCGGCGGCAACATTTTTCGCGGCATTTCCGTGTCCTCCAAGGGCATGGACCGCGCCTCGGCCGACTACATGGGCATGCTGGCCACGGTCATGAATGCCCTGGCGGTACAGGACGCCCTGGAAAAACTGGGCATCACGACCCGCGTCATGACCGCCATCGACATGAAGGAAGTGGCCGAGCCCTACATCCGGCGCCGCGCCATCCGTCACCTCGAAAAAGGCCGCGTGGTCATCTGCGCTGCCGGAACGGGCATCCCCTATTTCACCACGGACACGGCGGCAGCGCTCAGAGCCATGGAGCTCAAATGCGAGGCCATCCTCAAAGCCACCAGGGTCAACGGCGTCTATGACAAGGATCCCGAAAAGCACTCCGACGCAGTCATGTTCAACAGGCTGACCTATCTGGACGTGCTGCAGCGTCGCCTCAAAGTCATGGATTCCGCAGCGATATCCCTTTGCATGGACAACAAACTCCCCATCGGGGTCTTCAACCTCTTTGTACCCGGCAACATCCAGCGGGTGGTCAGGGGCGAAGAAGTCGGAACAATTGTTCAAGGAGAATGA